The sequence below is a genomic window from Saccopteryx leptura isolate mSacLep1 chromosome 3, mSacLep1_pri_phased_curated, whole genome shotgun sequence.
aattaaggtgccacaactaagaaatggtgcttcttttctctttctcttcccatctgtccctaactgtccctctctatcaagaaaaaaaaaaagaaacctgcccCACCTAATAGGCAAAAGAATGTAGTTTTCCTATGGTAATTACACATTTGAAAACCTTCACCAATTACTACAACTACCATATACAAAATATGATTCAAAATAGGTCAAATCCAATCAGCCTATCATATCATAATCATTATCATTCAAatgtatttactattttttaaaaaagtcaagcCATAAAAGTGTTGAGAGAAAATACAGGTCAATATGTAACcctgaattgaggaaaaaattttgtaagaatgacatcaaggcaaaaaaaataaataaggttgaTATAACTtcataaaagataattttttgtatCTAAAAAACAGCacatataaaatcaaaatggaatatTAAGTTGGGGATCCTGTCATAATCTCTAATATTATCAGAGTAAccactaattaattttttaaaagaatgtaagaCTAATAAGGAAAAGCAGGAATGATTCAGAACAGAAAATGCTGATTAATCCAAAAggcaagaaaggagaaaacagaaatagatgtaacatacagaaacaaataagATGGCGGATTTAAACACAAATATATCAGCAATTGTATTAAAGGTAAAGCTTCTCCCCTTCCTCATTCCTACATAATAATGAATTTTTAGCTCAGAAAACTTCAGGTAAGGCCAAGCAAGGtatgtctttcattttttctttttttcgcaAGACAGATGGAGAtcaacagacagaaaggaaagggatgagaagcatcacttgcAGTTTcattgctttagttgttcattgattgcttctcatacgttcctggggggggggggggtgctcaagccaggacagcgacctttgggctcaggacAGCGACCTTggtatcatgttgatgatctggcactcaagccagaggcccTGTGCtctcaggttttcgaaccggggacctcagcatcccaagtcaacgccctatccgctgtgccaccactggtcaggtaaaCAAGGTGAGTCTTAAAGGGGGTACAGAGGACAGTGGTGAAAGCAGCAGGGTCCAACATGGGCTATCCAAGCCTGAGCACAGTAGGCAAAGCTTAGCACTGGTGGGGATGTGACCTAGAATGGGGTTCAAAGCCTATGTGGATGGAGTAAGGAAGGAATCTATACAAAGGTTAGCTGTGACAGAAGATTTGATTCATAGAAGCAGCCAGGTTTCTCACTGTAGAAGAGAATTAGAAATATGAAGAAAGAAACCTAGAATGAACTCTGCAATTCATCACTCTTATCAGCATGATAAAAATATATGGTAATGAATTCCTATAATTAACTTGGGAGAGAAGAATTAGTGGAATTGGAGCACTTGGTGCTCATAACTTGAAGCAAATTTTACTGGATTCTTTACTTACCACTAACAAtgtaatcagagaaagaaaaataaaatgaactatttGATAGACCAGGAAGaatacttttcctttctttctaaattaaagtaaataaatagatagataaataaatgcatCTTTCCTACCTTCAACCCGTGATTCCAAGTACTTATCCAACTCTGAATCTTTTCTGACTGCTTCAGCTGAGACCTTGGGggcatttgaaaagcaaactagTACAATACTCATGTTATCTCGACTTCCCTGtatatgagggggaaaaaaagaaagaaaaaatattttattattatagccTACTACCCACTTCAAAACAGTTAATTACATTTAGCAATTACAGTTCATTTAATCATCCAGAATGCACACATTCAACATATTCATTTTCATTCCAAACACCAATTTAAACCCCCTTCTCCCGACTTCTATTCACTACTCTAAAAGAATCAAGCCAATGTAGGCAGTAGGCTACTTTGGTAGTGGGGTTGGCCAACTCAAGAAAGCCAAGGTCACACCCATTCTAGTCTATTCAGTCAGTACAACAAGAATTTAGGCAGGCAGTTTGGTTTAGACTTGCCAACTTTTTGGAACCCACATGACACAGCCAAAAAGACAAGCAGGCCTTAAAAAACTTCTGCCACCACCTCCTAAAAATCAATGGAGCAAAGTTTTAAAGGCAGGAGAGGTCAGGTATTAGGGAGACTTCAAAAAGTGTAAATTCCCTCTATAGACTCTCATGATTTAGTAGTACAAAGAACCATCCTAAGTATATTACCAGATTCTCAATATCAGGGGGTGAAGCAGTCAAGATTTCCAACTTGGCCCAAACTACTTTCATTCCTTAATGAAACCCATCAAAACTTTCATAATGATTAATACTAGAAATACTGCATTGGCTGTATTAATACACACATACTATGGTTtcaaatagcaaaaaataaaaaagcagtcaATACGTTCTTTCACAAGAATCAGGATTTACTGTAGAAGTTCAGATAAGGCAAAAACTTTATACAATAGATATTCAAGTTCAAGATTCACTTGAATACTAatgatttttaaagcaattttatgAATAcacaatatataattatttttagaaatcccACTTTCTTCTAACCATTTTCTATTTTGGTAACAAAAACATGAGCATTGCTTAGCTGCCATtccttatccatccatccatccatccatccatccatccatccatccatatataATAAGTTATACATCCCATCAATTGTAAAATAACTGATAGGTTCAAGAAGTTTAAAtgttgtaagatatttaaaggaaataatttacATGTATGATTTCAATGCTCCTTCTATAAAGACGAATTTCTGCTAAACACAAAGTAGAAATGTATTTCAGTAATTTGTATATAGCAACTGAAAGATTCTTCCCTTTTTGGTTTTATGCAAATCATAAAACATAATCATAATTTTCCAACTTGCATAGTCAAGTTAATTTTCCAACTGATAGGAATGTGTGCATTCATTCTacatttatagcttcatattGTAAAATGGCAATGCTGAGAAAtgattattaaaaacaataataaggcTACCTACCTTTAATGGTTGTGAAAATTAAGTGAGTTTTAAaagtgtaaagtgcttagaatagcaTTTGGCTCATGGAAAGCAATAATTTATTGATACAATTGTGATTACGATGATTATCACAATCTCCCAAGATGTCATGaattaacataaaaatgcttGTAAACTATTAGGGTATGACAAGTGttagaaaatattaacatttcatttaaatctaTTATCAGGGAAACAGCTACTTAAAAACTGGATTCCTACTAAGCAACTAACAACCACTTGGCAATTGCTAAGTGCTAAGCACTGGGCTAAGTGCTTtccatggatttttaaatttatattcaatCTTTCAAACTAAATTTGAAGCAATcatattctatattattttataatattgctAAGCCTTGGTTTTacaatacaaataagtggagtgACAAAATTACGTagttagaaaaatagaaatggatAAGAGGTTTACTTAACTCCACATATAAAAACACAGTGTGGTTCACAAATCTGTTCTGTTTCAGCACAAAAGAACTAACGAAGTTTCTCAAAAACTGATTTCAATTTGAATGCAGCTTCATTCAAAGGAACTATGATGGTCAACTTCCCACTAAATCTGAGTCATGCATTCCAACCTCTTGTCCCTATTACTATCATTTCTGATTTCTGATATTCTAGAACTCTGCCTAGAATCTTTTAACACTACTACCAACAGGCATATGTAATCACTTTAAACTAAAAACTATCAAGTGAAATATGTCCCCAGAATCATTTAAATCCCACATTCTGAAGGACAGGTTAAAATTCCTGAAAGTCATCCTTTCAATGGAAAAGAGTACAGTCGGTTTATCCACAATACCAACTTCTTCCTTCAAAGTACAGATCTAACAGATGCTTGGTTATTCTCTCAAAACTACATGTCATTCATTCAATGCTGTGCAAACATGAAAAATGATCTAGACAAATACTTATGAAAACCTCAATATATTGttgaattaaaaagtatattgttataaaataacaagtataatgagctcatttttataaaaatatacactgaCAGGCAAAAAAGATACACAACAATACAAGTAGCCAGCTTAGGTGGGTAgcaaaattttgtgtttttctttatatattctgtatcatctggattttttttccaagtaaaaaGCATATACTCTTTACAATCAAGAAAAATGCTGTTTCCATTTGTTAGGCAACAACATGCTTGCTTTTGTCTCAAAAATACATGTCAGAGCCTCTCCATTTCAAGTCCAAGAAGAAAGACATTTTTAGAGCTACTTACTATTTGATCACTGACAACTATCAATAAACACTCTACACTTAACTtatccagaaaaattaaaaagctaccatgtgcttaaaaaaataaaatcagaagagcTAGAGGTACCATCATTAAAATCCTTTCAGAAAAAAGCTCCAACTAGAAATAACAGCAGGTAAACTCTTCTTTTTGAAATTGATTCTTCCCTTTCTATGGAAAAAAAGTAGATACTTTGCAAAAACCTGAGCATTTCCATAAACTTAAGAGATCCTTCTTGAGAAACCCTCTGGTTATGCCTATACCTTCTAAGCAACTATAGTGGGGAAATAGAAAGGTTCTGACctagacaaaataaataagtcagtaCCTTTATTTCATATAACCAAAACTTTAGGTTTATCTTGATATCTTTTTAATCGGCCATGGAACACTTGTATATTCCAGACACTGACCAgatcattaaaattttaactgaTTACAATATAGAAACTGTCAAGCACCCACTTggaattacttaatattttaaagatgtccAAAGGAATTATTATGTGTTTGCCTggatttctttcttctattaCTGTATTAAGTTAAGATTCAAAGACTTCTACAAATCTAAATCACAGAAATTCTTCACAGGATTGCATTTtctataagcatttttttttaaatcagtgatgaTAAAAAACATctatgtatatgaaaaaaattttgatatCTACAAATGTAAGCTATTAACCACCATGCCATACAATACTTACTTAGAGTCACTTGTAAActccttttagattttattgctAGCAAAAGTTTCTTTTAGTAGACAATAAGAAGTATACAGCTCATATTTTACTAGTTTTTACTTTACGTGCTAGGAGAGGCTCAATGCTAAATTACAAAATTTTACCTAGCCTAGGTTTCTGGTATATTCTGGTATACCTTCCAATATTTTATGTGGCTCTTGAGCTCTGTATATATATCTAGTACAGAATTAtactttatacttattttaaaatatcacactgCTTCATAATCAGGCTTAAGACAGCTGTCAATGTTGAGAAGTTGAATTAAAAAGTCACATTCTGTATAGATACTCTGTCACAGCAACAAGCCATACAGTACTTAAATGACAACAAATACAACAGAaacttataatttaattttcaaattagaaGGTTGAGGCAAACaagaatggcaaaaaaaaaaaaaaaaggtttcactTCTAGTGAAGAAAATACACAGGTCttccataataaaataattgtttttaaattttaagtttgtgccctggctggctggctcagtgaataaaatgctggtccagcatgtggatgtcctggtttaattcctggtcagggcacacaggggaagtgaccatctgctccaccACCCCTTCCCGCCCCACACACACTGTctcctcctcctgaagccatggctagattggtttgagcaagatggccatgggcactgaggatggctctgtggttctgcctcagaagctaaaataaataagtaaataataaaaaattaaaaaaaggcttgtttgctgagcaacagagcaatggcctaagatgggcagagcatggggcatgccagatggattgcagtcagggcacaagtgggaatctgtctctctgctcccctcctctcactaaaaaacaaaaaaatcaagtttaCTTACTTACCTTGTCTTTCCAAAATAATagagtattttaattataataaaaagactTACGTACCTTATGTAAACAAGTGTCCACTACCCAATTGCACACATTTTCCAGGTCATCAGATACCTCAAGCCTAGATTTAACATATTCACAGAGCTCCTCATTACTCATTACATCCCAGATCCCATCACAAGCCAAGATGATGAATTCATCCTCTTGCGCTCTTAAAAGTTCATAAACCTCAGGCTCTGGAGAAACTAGTTGTTCCGTTGGGCCCTTGCCATCAACACACTTGTAATCATAGTCCCCCAGAGCACGAGACACTGCTAATGAACCATTAACACGCTGTATCATTACGCTGCCTCCTGCATTTTGGATTCGCTCCTTCTCCCTTGGATTGCAAGGTTTGTGATCCTGGGTGGAAAAGCAGACTTGTCCATTCCTATACAGAACAGCACGTGAATCACCACAGTTGATAAAGTAGACATGCTTAGGTGAAATCATAACTCCAACTGCAGTGGAGCCACTCCTGTCCATTCCATTTCTGAGGTCTGAAAAGTTACGCATGTATTCATCAATTTTCAAAAAGCCAGTTCTGATACCATTCTTGACATTTTCCACTGAAGGCTCAAGAGCAGATCCTGATTTTCCAGCTGCCCTAAAGTCTTCATTATTAGTGATGTGTTCTAATAAATGTGTTGAGCAGTAATTTGCCACTCGGGATCCAGCATGACCATCATAAACTGCAAAAAATGACCAGTCTTCCAAGCCGTGAGGAATACCTACAACAGCTGTGTGTGCATCTTCCATTTCCACTCTCCATCCTTGCATGCTGCTCAGGCCATAACGTAAACCATTCCCAGCACCATGAGCATTATGTTTCTCAGTTTTGGGTTTATCCAAAAATGCACCCATGTTTAGTAATGaatctgaaagaataaaaaaagttataggtGTTTTATGTTTACATTTGTTAGAGAGTTCACCTCTAACATCCTGTTCATTCTCTAGTAACTCCTATCCAAGTGTATTTTTCAGTATTATCTGAATTTACtagaacagagaaaagaaagaaaatgtccctGAATATTTTCCTAGAACAATGGTTTCTCAATCCTTGCACGTTACAATCATCAAACCAATTAAATCGGAATCTCTAGGAGTGGACCCCagaaagcaatatttttttaaagcctcaCTGGTACTTCATATGTGCagcaggttgagaaccactattctagaaggaaaaccaagaagcaaaacccagttaattctttttatttaaatccaACTTATAACTTTAGGATTCAATATATAAAACTGAATTCAGAACGGTccaacattaataaaaagtatggcaatatattaatgtatatcaaattaaaaactttacTTGGATGGACTGAAATCCATTATTTGGAAtctgttaaaaacaaatataacttTTATGATGTACTAAAGAACATACTTACATTGCAGAGTTTTATAATCCATGAAGTAGTCTTAGGACCAGCTCAGTACTGGCTGATAAAGACTTAAAACCCATAGATAGAACTAAGTGTAAAGCACTACTTgcatcactccccctcccccaagtttattattttagaataaagcTTTTCCGATTTCATATGGCTTGAAgtacagcagtggttctccaaACCACTACATTCATGCCCTGGTATGTTTCCCACATATAATCCTGGTCTAACACTGGCTAGGTGTGTGACCCCAAGTAAGTTTCTtagtcaattatacctcaaattCCTCCCCTGTCATGTGGGAATAACCTTCACTTCACAGAGCTGCAGAAAAGAATGAGTTATATAGTCCTTGGAATAGTACTTGAAACAGTAATAAGCAAcattaaatgttagctgttattatttaCTCAAAATGCACATTCCATAGTCCCATCCCCATATCCAAAGTCTTTTTCCCAGTAGATCTCAAATGGAACCTTCAAAAAAGTATTTTGGAGACTGAAAAATCATATTTTGAGAGAATCTAGTCTAGATTAATTTACTTACATTTGGATTAGGTATCTCTGTGAGGTACCTTTTCCAGTTATCATTATTACCTAACTTTATAATTATACTGTATATCCCTATTTGCAAAGCCCCGATAACTACCCTATATGcagaata
It includes:
- the PPM1B gene encoding protein phosphatase 1B isoform X2 — protein: MGAFLDKPKTEKHNAHGAGNGLRYGLSSMQGWRVEMEDAHTAVVGIPHGLEDWSFFAVYDGHAGSRVANYCSTHLLEHITNNEDFRAAGKSGSALEPSVENVKNGIRTGFLKIDEYMRNFSDLRNGMDRSGSTAVGVMISPKHVYFINCGDSRAVLYRNGQVCFSTQDHKPCNPREKERIQNAGGSVMIQRVNGSLAVSRALGDYDYKCVDGKGPTEQLVSPEPEVYELLRAQEDEFIILACDGIWDVMSNEELCEYVKSRLEVSDDLENVCNWVVDTCLHKGSRDNMSIVLVCFSNAPKVSAEAVRKDSELDKYLESRVEEIMEKSGEEGMPDLAHVMRILSAENIPNLPPGGGLAGKRNVIEAVYSRLNPHRESDGMAVLDMCICKPAENSGDKKGRMAGRPSKPLKSTRTKRFFIN
- the PPM1B gene encoding protein phosphatase 1B isoform X1 yields the protein MGAFLDKPKTEKHNAHGAGNGLRYGLSSMQGWRVEMEDAHTAVVGIPHGLEDWSFFAVYDGHAGSRVANYCSTHLLEHITNNEDFRAAGKSGSALEPSVENVKNGIRTGFLKIDEYMRNFSDLRNGMDRSGSTAVGVMISPKHVYFINCGDSRAVLYRNGQVCFSTQDHKPCNPREKERIQNAGGSVMIQRVNGSLAVSRALGDYDYKCVDGKGPTEQLVSPEPEVYELLRAQEDEFIILACDGIWDVMSNEELCEYVKSRLEVSDDLENVCNWVVDTCLHKGSRDNMSIVLVCFSNAPKVSAEAVRKDSELDKYLESRVEEIMEKSGEEGMPDLAHVMRILSAENIPNLPPGGGLAGKRNVIEAVYSRLNPHRESDGASDEAEESGSQGKLVEALRQMRINHRGNYRQLLEEMLTSYRLAKVEGEESPAEPAATAPSSNSDAGNPVTMQESHTESKSDLADLDSCNEDAGANMGGGKV
- the PPM1B gene encoding protein phosphatase 1B isoform X3; its protein translation is MGAFLDKPKTEKHNAHGAGNGLRYGLSSMQGWRVEMEDAHTAVVGIPHGLEDWSFFAVYDGHAGSRVANYCSTHLLEHITNNEDFRAAGKSGSALEPSVENVKNGIRTGFLKIDEYMRNFSDLRNGMDRSGSTAVGVMISPKHVYFINCGDSRAVLYRNGQVCFSTQDHKPCNPREKERIQNAGGSVMIQRVNGSLAVSRALGDYDYKCVDGKGPTEQLVSPEPEVYELLRAQEDEFIILACDGIWDVMSNEELCEYVKSRLEVSDDLENVCNWVVDTCLHKGSRDNMSIVLVCFSNAPKVSAEAVRKDSELDKYLESRVEEIMEKSGEEGMPDLAHVMRILSAENIPNLPPGGGLAGKRNVIEAVYSRLNPHRESDGGAGDLEDPW